The genomic segment GAACTGAAAGTGTTTTAAGGGGGCCAAGGCTGGGAATTTCCCGGAAGTCAAAGTAACGACGAAAAGGGTAGTTACAAAATCATATTTATAATATTCATTGCCCACAAAAATGTTGTTTTGGTTAACACAATTTTATCAAATTCAAATGAAATTTTCACACtactttccaaattcaaatGAAACTTTCACCCCACTTTTCCTAATAATCCCACAGAAATCAATTAGTTCAAATATTAGGAAAATGTACCACCTCAGGCTAATATTTTTCAGATGTGTGTTTAAGAAGAACTTTTCCATTCTAAGAACTTGAGTAGTTCtagaatcatcaatataaataaatcattCTTCTTCAACTTGGGTGTAGCACACAAAAATAAGTTGTTAGCATAAATACGCTTAGTAGTTCCAAAGTCCAACACCCAATCTCTCACATTGGCCATAAGATTCGCTTGAGAAATGaccagtataatttatatcaTCCGCTTCGTCAAATTTACTTTTGCTTAGCGGGATTATCATTTCTCCGAATTTTCTTCTACATTGAGGGATATGACGGCTTAGTTCGTCAcatacaaaataattattattgttCCCAAAAATCATGAAACACTTTCCACAATCTAATCTTCAATGTTAACTACTTCAACAATCTTCCTTTTGATAAGTAGAGCAACTTAAACAAACAGTAGTTGAACTTTCTAAACAAAGTAGAAACCGAAAACATATTTCGCTTCgtaattcttttttcaaaagtaaatgATGGAATCCTATCCTCAAGTGACAACCCAACTAATACAATGAGACATTTTATCCAACACATAATATTTAGCCACTTCAAGAACACATACCTGAAACTTAGACATATAGCaataagttattttcttttaattttccgTAAGAATAGAGCgagaaatatccttaagattgttggaaatcttacggaaaatgCTTGATCACGAACATTGCACGGAATTCTTCAACAATATcatagcttgaggcatgtcaattaagacactaTCCTTAAGGATGTTTTACCCGGTATTGGTGTATCCCCCAAGATTCAACAAGCTTTTCGAGTACAAAACTTGTCACAACCCTGTTCaactaagtcgcgcgggcacctacctttcctacatcggtaggcaaaccctcaacccaacaatagtaaaaaaaaaaaaaaaaaacacaaagaattacttaaataagcggaagaaataaaatcacgtaagtctgacgataataatatagaaagtatgcggaagtaaggaaaatacatCCTGAGTCTGGtttaatccatacaagagcatctaactaaaatctacaagtctgaatatcaataatacatcaagtctgagtATGTCTtggaatagaaaataagacataaataaagaagaatcttcaaggcgaaTGGATGTCTCGTGCTCACCCCAGACTCTAAGCAAATCTcggagcgactatcagccacgagaaacagaAGTAGATTCTATctggaattctgcattcataaaagaatgcaacaagtgcaggtcagtacaaaaccacagtattAGTAGTTATCATATGCCGattaagtttagctaacataattcagatgaCAAAGTAAGAGAAGCGGATAAATCGacaagtataaatcaaacaCAGTACTACAAAAAGAGCTTTACCAACAAAGTATTTAGTGTCAATAGGGTAATTATCGGTAATTTATTTACGAAACGGAAATACTAATGGCAAATGTATATTAGCTAGCAAAAGCTACACTTTTACGGCAATAAACAGAAATAGCCAGGAAAATATCAAACTTTTATTCTTTCTAATCTTCCCTCCAAGAGTAAACCCTATGTTTTCCATTTCCCTCTCTCTTCACTCACTCCTCCCGCCTccttgtcattctttttggttctcttcttttctttcgtCTAAATCATCTCAGGATCCCCTCGCCCAACGAAGAAATTGGCAATCAAGAgggaagaaaaaggatgaacaATTTGACATTATTAGCGAAGCTCGATTAACCGTTCATATATCGAGACAGACCTTCTACCTTACCACTATTACCAGCATCTCCGTCACAGTGGGTTACTTGTCTGGTAATTTCGCTAATTTCTGTAATTTTGTTCGTCATTTCTATTCACATTATTCTTATATAGATagattattttatgttttccatttttttagGAATACAACCTGGTACAAGGGAGCCGTTAATGGTAACGGAAGGTCTAATTTGGCTCATGGGTGAGGCCGTATAAACACAATAGAATTCCGCTTGTAGTTTTATTGGTTGTTTCTCAGTGAAGAAGAGGTAGCAAGGTACAAGAAATAACTGTTCTTAATTTTGTTTTCGTTTTTAATTTTGGTGTTTGTTACTTACTTCCCTATTATAATAATAGGAGAATGGTTTAATTCTgattcatttgttttttttactataactgtgatgagatttgattttgattcatttatatatacaatattaCTTTTGAGGTTGCTTTAGAAGACAAATTTAAGAAGCTTATTCactgtttgataaaatgttacATAGAGATATATTACatggataataataattaatgagTGTGGTGTTTTACAAACTGTTTTAAAAAATCTTTGAAATATGAATTATCATTTCTGGACATTCGTAGGTTGAGAAGTTTTAAATTCATTGTCCTTGGGTTAGATTAGAGTCGTTTCACGacttttaaaagtaaaatcTCAGGGATAGGAGAAATAGAGCATAAGCAGATGAATACAGTAGAGTACGTAGAAGAGGTTCTCTTATGCTTGGTATGTCACTGCTTTGTTGTTTGGGTCAGAAAGCTCACAATGGAAAACTTGTAGGATCTTATAGTAGAGTCTGATATTTTTCTTCTGATAGTTGTAGCGTAATTTATCTTATTCAATCATAAAATTAGAGGAGCTTATACCAGAGTATGATTTTTTCTTCTGATAGTTATAGAgtattttatcttattcatTTGTTTATTTTGGGTAAAATTGGTGGTAATCTCTTCATAAACAATTGCCAGGGGCTGTAGAGTTTGTTTTCTAGTTTACCTTTCTTTGTTTAGACTATTTAACTTCTATTAAAGTTTCTTGTTCTCTATATTGGCTTAATTGCCAAGACAAATTATAATCTTAATAATAATGATCGTATGCTTGCAACCTTGTGATTGATTTGTTAACATGCGTAAATAGACAACCCATGTTTAGATTAGTATTGCCATCCCTCAATTTGTGTGTCTCTTGTTTCTCTAAAGCTGGCAAATGGTAAATGTAATAGTGTTTGGACAAGTTTCTTTCATTTAAGGAAATAAAAGATCTAGTAGTTTATGTTTCTTTTAACTCTCTGTTCCTAGTCGTGAATTCATATGTACGGAATATATAGCTGTTTTGCAAAGTAGTTGTTTGCATCTTGTCTCTTATACTCTGTATGTGTCCTGACTCACACACTTACCCGCTACCTccctttttttctaatttttttcgaTGCATATGAAAAAACTACGACCTTTCTCTGGGGTCTGCCTGAGTGGTTGTTACATGGACCACGAGCTTTTGCACGCTGAGTCCCTATGGAGTTCGTGTTATTGAAGGTATTGTGAGAACAACTTCTTTCTTTACTTTCAGTAATGTACACAAACTCTAATCAATAAAGTTACATGTCTATTAGCTTCATTACCTTTACTTGCTATTTGCTTTAATTACTTTCTACTTGCTACTCAGGATTGAACATCTAGCTATTATTTTACTTAATTTATGCTTAATTTTTGCTGAAAAGTTGGAGTAGTATATCTAGTTAAATCAACTAGTCGAGTAGCATGATgaaacattaatttttttctccacAAGTCATTGGATTAAGCTTCTGAGTCTAACTATGAGGTCTGCTAGGCTAAGCTGATCTAAATGCTTCGTACTTTATCCATCTTGGGGCAATCCTTATGTTCTAGTTAATTCAATACATCAGTTTGTATATTCTGGCTTATTAATTATAGTAGTCTTTTGAGCCCGAGGCAACATCTACTCTTTAGGTAAATTTATGGAGATCTTCATGGGAAGTTTGCTTTAATTTTGTATGACATTTCTTCAAGAACTACCCTTTTAGCTATTGTGAGTGCTTGAACTAGACTTAGTGCACATTGTTCTTTGCTATGTATAGGATTCGGATGGGAGCTTCTTGTGTGTGATCTAAACCAACTAGACTGCTTGATCTTCCATTTGGTAATTGCACATCTTTTTCTACTTCATATGATGATATAAGCTTTTATGGAGTTGTCTCATCTATAGCTATCTTTCTATTACAAAATCAAATGAAGAAGATTGTTTTGAAAGAATAATTGCAATTCCTTGTTATTTCTTTGAGCTAAAGTGTGACTAAGCTATTGTCCCTAAGAAGAATCATGAGATGTATAATTGTTCCCGGAAGAAATTGTTGTTCTAGCAGAGATTGTTTTATTGTTAAAATTGTCATTTGAGTTTCACTTTTTCTTGAAAAGGGTTGAAGAGTTGGTAAATATTTGGGTGTGAAAAATATCATATTATGTTAGATGTACAatagggtcaaaaacacacctcaagtatTACATTTCTTTaagtttcctacctaaactatttcctacctaaactatcaccaactagtttgcgaaacacacctcaactatcagttgttcacttttcttacctgaactatcaccaactagttTGCAAAGCACACTTCATTAAAAGTGgacaactgatagttgaggtgtgttttccaaactagttggtgatagttcatgtaggaaaagtgatagttcaggtaggaaaagtgaacaattgttagttgaggtgtgttttgcaaactaattggtgatagtttaggtaggaaaatCTCACAcctgatagtttaggtaggaaaatCTCACAcctgatagtttaggtaggatccttaaaaaaaaatttatacttgAGGTGTATTTTTGATCATTATCACGTTTTTATGTAGATTTTATCTTTTGACATTTGTTCGTTTTATTATTTCAGGTCATACAATATGATGTTCAAATAGCATGTGGGATATTTCAATACTATGAAGAGTTGTGGGAATTGTTTGAGGCTATGCATTTAGAAGTTTTTTATTGCGGGTATTCGGTAGAAGCAGTAACAATGACATTAGCTGCTTAGTTTAAACATGTAATATTATCTTTTAATTCATTGATACATTAGTATTATGAATTAGTACTTGGTTTTGTTTGTTGGTATTCAATGAAATATGTTCTGTTTTAACATTTTTCATTATAATTGTCTCTAAGTAGATACATGTACAATATTTGCTTTTGTATCTTTCATGTTCCGCAAAAAAAACTTATATTTCCGACGTTTTTAATTGGGTTTACTAGGAATAAAAATGGATGCTAAAAGAGTAAACTAAGCCATTTTTAAATGGATTTAACGGCCACTATAATTGCTACACAATAGtcgttaaaatatttttatttagcgGTAGTTTAATTAGATTTAGTGGCAATTGAATTGGACGCTAAAAGGTGGGAGGGTAATTTTGAGATTGAATCTAGCGGTCATTATAATTGGCACTACTCAATAGTCattaaaaaatgtcatttttagTAGCAATTGAATTAGATTTAGCGGCAATTGAATTGGTCGCTAAAAGGTGGGATGTGGCATTGTGGGAATGGATTTAGCAGCCATCATAATTGGCACTAAACAATTGCCGCTAAATGCTTCGACATTTAGCGGCAATAAAGCATACCTTTACCAGCATTTCGCTGAATGGCCACTGTAGGCTTTAGCGGTACCAACATCAATGGCCAAAGATTAATGGCCGGTAAATGTTTTGGCAGCAATATCTATTGCTGCTAAAGGCATTCTTTATTGTCGCTAAAGGCACAAGCCAGAATCAAGTACACGTCGTCACCTAAgttgtagcatctaaacccaaatgtaccaagtctcaatatatccaaaccgaatccaaataacacaagtaaatcaccagatcatcacaatataagccatagtgcaatgcaatgcaataatgtatgaatgcaaatgcaatgctgtgtacacatgtacttcggacggaagtatcgacgtctcggaAGCACAACCCAGGGTGACTCGCAAAGTCTAAGTACTACTCATCCCGGATCTtttcccaacagacagacgagactccggatctttgcccacggaggaTTTTCATTAGCACAACCCTTGGGAGACCTGtggagtccatgtaccactcgttccggatctttgcccaacggaTGAATGAGTCtccagatctttgcccacggaggaTCTTTattaaatcatatcatataaaatcACATCACCCAGACCCATTTCCCATCAGGCATTAAATAAATTTCTCTTATAGACACCATAAGTCTCTTATAAATCAgctccaaaccatttccatcatgtatgaatgcataatgcTAAATCAATGCAATAATGCCAACGAATATGCTATGGAAGCCACAACACTATAAGCCCTATCAAGACTTATATAAATCAACTGCATGATCTCATCATCAACAGTCcaatcaatatcacaaatatcaAGCATGGGTACgacaacaatatcatgaaaaggctacacaagaCATATAAAACTCTATCCTCAtatcaaacgtcaacaagtaagatactacaatatcatgaaaaggtaTAACAAAAGTCTCCCATATCTACTATCATcatgtggcatcaagccaacaataatagaacaaatcaagtcacaacacaacggggtggctagccctaatcacacaacaggatccaacctaagataatatctaacccaacttcatacccggaggtttacatgctttctccgataatatcatctaaatatatgctttgctaaatgaagtctcactatagggtaagccataacctacctggaaggccgagcAACAATAACACTAACAATCACTCTTTAGCCTTTCCTTTCTGCTGAGCCTCTAGTttaagaaagtctaagcatattcgaatcatggaattagaatcaagaagaacatcaaaaccaatCCTACTTCTATCAAGACTCAAATctccaacctatggaatagggtttatgaaccagaagggtgaaattagggatctaaaggtcccaacatgaaatgAAACCTCTagatgatcaattcccatcatttgCAAGCTAGAACAATAAAAAATTCACTctaattcggattctaggcaaaaccctcaaatttaggtataaaccctaatttctaaatccacaaattagcctctaattaggaagaagttatgaaataagaattctaatcatcaattcaattcTTATTGAAACTAACCCAACCAACGAATCaggatttagaagcctagataaAATATCCATTAAGCCCactttaatcttccattactaatgaactaacaaggaaaagagattctaagatgattaggaataatggaATAGCaagagattagaaggacttaccaccaagaatcttctccaagaatcctctagaattgctcccaataTGAACCACTTTcggaataataaatgaatgaaaagacttgGGGTTTTATATTATTAACTACCCCACTCACTGCCCGACCACCGCATTCGCGATCACTTAGACCACTTCAGCGGCGCCGCCCCAGCGGTCCCTTGACCGctattgttacatcccgtattttgaacgacgggacgatttgggttaactatgataagttagggttaagacttttccggggtacgaagtcgggacgtgtgaccttcgattttttcgtaagacctaagtgtgtatgacgttattgttatggaatcatcaaagaaacttcgggaccaaaagtggaaattgtggaagttggccattattgaaaaaagagaggagtaaaacttggccatgtggccggccacctttgagtgggccatggccacatggttggctattatatgaaaggaaaagatgacttaagggaccattatttcatcttctcaagacttaggaaaaaaatcaagaaacttggagagcaaaacccctcccctattcggccaagaacctccaaaatcaagaccaagattaagccttcccaaaattatttcttctaagcaaacctactaattgaagggtgttgagtaacgtggagtggttgttttaagcgttggattgttcgttttcatccttggccaactttggataagttgaggagttgtgaagaaaggtaaattctaatcttgttttatgagttatggaaggtttatgtgtgttgttgtatgttgttatggatgaaattcatggagacttgGTAATtgaagttgaagccgtgtacatggtagttggccgtgtgcatgtgtgttgtgtgtctaagtgatgaattaagtttatGTGGCTTGCTTGAttattgtggagtgttgaaatgaatgaaaatcataaagtatatatgtatggtgtgttggccgaatatggccttttgtatgagtcaagaaatgaattagttttcttggaattttagttgttgattgtatgtggattttatgttgaaaatgagagtttaatgattcaagtagGTATTATAAGTgtcatgggctgttttggaaggtTTTGTGTATtcagtgtaatttttatatttatggaaatgatatggtaggagtatggattgttggagcaaatcatggtttggaaacaaggaatgtgttatggatgtgttctcgggttaagggacaatttcgggtggaatggaatatttgttgggttgttggaaatattgtatgaattatttaaagagctcttgaatgttgtttgaatggttttggattgataattgaatatgcgttagtttgattacatgttggtttgtaagtatgtagttgtagtaagcataattggaatgttgttggaatgtgtggagaagaatcttttaatgttcgaatatgtttgaattgattatggatattattggaatgattgttgatgttgttgtgttgttgtgttgttgaatttggccgagttgaattctcggggttggcctatttataaaggaagtgctgcccaattttccgtaggattatgtgttagctggagatgaatttctaaatgcttggttgacgttggtatttattaatgtcatgtagatcttggggagttcgagatataCGTTTgattggattagcgttgtgtgcaagcgaggtatgtaaagcttaactcttctttcttttggcatgtcttagttcaatataggctacgatactagcctcgaggaaattccattctcacaatccgagcatgtctatgattcgcgtttgtcttttggtactcgtatgttgatgtgggaaaatattgctttttgatgttgttggaaaaattgattttaaagttgcataaaaacttggtttttttaagaattttattcttaaacgatgttgaaactacgaacgctcataactttcgactaagggctcggattgcctcgatatcgttgtgggaggttgtatgacgtgtgatgagtatgttttccataggcgggcccggctcgggttgacactcgtccgtgggtcccgcgaccttccttcgtccttttctgatgacgtttgagagagtttggtatgacgattttcccgatccccaagtaCGGTTATtctacttactttttgaacctatgataatgattttatgcatttggttactcacgactctgctcgtgcggttggttggtacatcgttcgccggttcccgggccggttttgttgtcgtgcgcactatgatatattctggtgttatgctgtgttacggttcccgagacctcgccatgtggccgggttccgtttatggagttatctttgtgatatggcttatgatgtgttgtgatgatgtgttgcgttcggggttgtacggagatttgaaaccttcggtgttatgccgtgttatggcgccatcgacagcgggcgaccatattttctcgtgcccttttgcatgctttctattttgaaaataaacatttggcatttggaaatgtacttactttcggtacttcgtttcgagtgtgacccgattatttattatattttctcgctttgcatactcgcacatatttcgtaccgaccccctttcttcgggggctgcgtttcatgcccgcagtacggacgacCGGTTGGCGACCCGCCGGTTTAGGAGACCTATCtgtgtgttggagtgctccttttatcccgagcctatatcttggtatatactcgttcgttgcatatatgtgtgtgtgttcgggggcacggcggggccccgtcccgtcatatgattctcgttggtttgtttagaggcccgtagatgcatatgtgggttgtgtgcctaccccatacgtgtgtgtttgtatattatatgttttgggccggtGCGCCgtggatagccttatcggctttcgatatatgtatatatatatgtgtttgagtttgagatgtgtttgaagtagcgtttgat from the Lycium ferocissimum isolate CSIRO_LF1 chromosome 11, AGI_CSIRO_Lferr_CH_V1, whole genome shotgun sequence genome contains:
- the LOC132036768 gene encoding uncharacterized protein LOC132036768 isoform X1, whose translation is MFSISLSLHSLLPPPCHSFWFSSFLSSKSSQDPLAQRRNWQSRGKKKDEQFDIISEARLTVHISRQTFYLTTITSISVTVGYLNTTWYKGAVNGNGRSNLAHGSYNMMFK
- the LOC132036768 gene encoding uncharacterized protein LOC132036768 isoform X2 yields the protein MFSISLSLHSLLPPPCHSFWFSSFLSSKSSQDPLAQRRNWQSRGKKKDEQFDIISEARLTVHISRQTFYLTTITSISVTVGYLSGIQPGTREPLMVTEGLIWLMGHTI